In Woeseia oceani, one DNA window encodes the following:
- a CDS encoding zinc-binding metallopeptidase family protein produces the protein MMPMRTARRTRNLSECVGAILLTLSASAVCASGGMLVDKHRLSSSLARLESTLQAPYDCSSSAINSTAHRAVLRQLTRHLQDAGMMTHSDAAGNLIGRVNGRHAWPALVMGSRIDRPSPHALCAGLAGAMAAVEVARTLHDNGTVLDHPLEIIVWADSASRMPDDDLDELAINQRAAGSIAAYLEVQVGHDEVLPPGNAALGVVQRLAAIQRWNVRLVSDDSDPTTAEQHRQLLEAASQFSAAVADLEQSAPATRKPELVPTLPRVTHNAAADTRFRLHLCAQRMDEVDTLFAAVHGLADRIGEETGTRFNMARVLALPARDTDPKISEAIGIATSQLQLSHVGLHGDCRHAAHGIPALAPLGLIIVPGVDTSRGINLSPPLPDALANGANTLLRTLLELDKLRQERSR, from the coding sequence ATGATGCCCATGCGAACTGCACGTCGTACACGTAACCTGAGCGAATGTGTCGGCGCCATCTTGCTGACACTGTCAGCCAGCGCCGTTTGCGCATCTGGCGGCATGCTGGTAGATAAACACCGCCTGTCCAGCAGCCTTGCGCGACTGGAGTCGACCCTGCAAGCACCTTACGATTGTTCCAGCAGTGCTATCAACAGTACTGCTCACCGCGCTGTGTTGCGCCAGCTGACGAGACACCTGCAAGACGCCGGGATGATGACCCACAGCGATGCGGCGGGAAACCTGATCGGCAGGGTGAACGGCAGACATGCCTGGCCAGCACTGGTCATGGGATCACGCATCGACCGGCCATCGCCTCATGCCCTTTGTGCTGGCCTCGCAGGCGCCATGGCCGCCGTCGAAGTTGCCCGAACCCTGCATGACAACGGCACGGTGCTCGATCACCCGCTCGAAATCATCGTCTGGGCAGATAGTGCAAGCCGCATGCCGGACGACGACCTGGACGAGCTTGCGATCAATCAACGGGCTGCAGGCAGCATCGCCGCGTACCTCGAAGTTCAGGTCGGGCACGACGAGGTGCTGCCGCCGGGCAATGCCGCTCTCGGTGTTGTCCAGCGTCTTGCCGCCATTCAGCGCTGGAACGTCCGCCTGGTGAGCGACGACAGTGACCCGACAACTGCTGAACAGCACCGACAACTGCTGGAAGCCGCCAGCCAATTCTCGGCGGCCGTCGCTGATCTTGAACAGTCGGCACCTGCAACGCGCAAACCCGAGCTGGTCCCGACCTTACCCCGGGTAACCCACAATGCTGCTGCCGATACCCGGTTTCGCCTCCACCTGTGCGCTCAGCGCATGGACGAAGTCGACACGCTGTTTGCGGCCGTTCACGGGCTAGCTGACCGTATTGGCGAAGAAACCGGCACGCGCTTTAACATGGCACGGGTTCTGGCATTGCCAGCGAGAGATACTGACCCGAAGATCTCAGAGGCTATTGGCATAGCAACCAGCCAACTGCAGTTGTCCCACGTAGGTCTGCATGGTGACTGCCGTCATGCTGCACACGGCATACCTGCGCTCGCACCGCTTGGATTGATCATCGTGCCCGGCGTTGACACTAGCCGAGGTATAAACCTCAGCCCGCCCCTCCCGGACGCCCTTGCGAACGGCGCGAATACCCTGCTACGCACGCTGCTGGAATTGGACAAACTGCGTCAGGAACGCAGTCGATAA
- a CDS encoding PaaI family thioesterase: MSGKAIQDHYAESSSHCYGCGYSNQSGHQLKSYWNGGASTARFTPDAKYVAVPGFVYGGLIASLIDCHGTATAAAALCQSQNRELGDGPVPRFVTASLKVDYLKPTPLGPELELAAMAIDVKDRKVVVDIKLSANGVQCASGKVVAVLMPAGMLDHND; this comes from the coding sequence ATGAGCGGCAAAGCCATACAGGATCACTACGCCGAAAGCAGCAGCCATTGTTATGGGTGCGGGTACAGCAACCAGTCCGGCCATCAGCTGAAAAGTTACTGGAACGGGGGCGCATCGACGGCACGTTTCACCCCTGATGCCAAATATGTCGCTGTGCCGGGCTTTGTCTACGGCGGCCTGATCGCCTCGTTGATCGACTGTCATGGCACGGCGACTGCCGCTGCTGCCTTGTGCCAGTCGCAGAATCGCGAACTCGGCGACGGGCCTGTACCGCGGTTCGTTACCGCTTCGCTGAAAGTGGATTACCTCAAGCCAACGCCACTCGGTCCCGAACTGGAACTTGCCGCGATGGCTATTGACGTCAAGGATCGAAAGGTGGTGGTCGACATCAAGTTGAGTGCCAACGGGGTGCAATGTGCGAGCGGGAAGGTCGTTGCGGTCCTGATGCCAGCGGGCATGCTGGACCACAACGACTAA